A region from the Candidatus Margulisiibacteriota bacterium genome encodes:
- a CDS encoding nucleoside triphosphate pyrophosphohydrolase, with protein MKEFLVSVNDEMERLQEIVRRLRGDNGCPWDREQTHKSLKPYLLEETYEVMEAIDKAEPLLLCEELGDVLLHIVMHSAMAQEEKSFALEDVVLGISEKMIRRHPHVFGEIKVKSVNEVWENWDRIKKGEKLKENKGSILDSVPQALPALMRAEKLQRRAARIGFDWDSIAGAWNKVHEEIDEVEQIISTTNEKEALTEELGDLLFSVVNVTRKLDIDAEEALRRAIEKFMGRFSYIEQQVTKTGKELKDVPLPELDRLWNEAKQQLKDLEQ; from the coding sequence ATGAAGGAGTTCCTCGTGTCGGTTAATGACGAAATGGAAAGATTGCAGGAAATAGTGCGAAGACTAAGAGGGGATAATGGATGTCCTTGGGATCGGGAACAGACCCACAAGAGTTTAAAACCTTATCTTCTTGAAGAAACCTATGAGGTTATGGAGGCAATTGATAAAGCCGAGCCTTTGCTGCTGTGTGAAGAGCTAGGGGATGTCTTATTGCATATTGTCATGCATAGTGCTATGGCCCAAGAGGAGAAATCGTTTGCCTTAGAGGACGTTGTCCTCGGAATTAGTGAAAAAATGATTCGTCGGCATCCACATGTTTTTGGTGAAATAAAGGTGAAATCAGTAAATGAGGTCTGGGAAAACTGGGATAGGATCAAAAAAGGCGAGAAGCTAAAGGAGAATAAAGGCTCAATCCTTGATAGTGTTCCCCAAGCCCTTCCTGCGCTCATGAGGGCAGAGAAACTGCAACGCAGAGCAGCGAGAATCGGCTTCGATTGGGATTCTATCGCTGGAGCCTGGAATAAGGTACATGAAGAAATAGATGAAGTAGAACAGATAATCTCGACAACGAATGAAAAAGAAGCATTAACTGAAGAGCTCGGCGATCTGCTTTTTTCGGTGGTAAATGTAACTAGGAAGTTGGATATTGATGCTGAAGAAGCTTTACGCAGAGCAATAGAAAAATTTATGGGAAGATTCAGCTATATAGAGCAACAAGTTACCAAAACTGGGAAAGAATTGAAAGATGTACCATTGCCTGAACTTGACCGATTATGGAATGAAGCAAAGCAGCAGTTAAAAGATCTAGAACAATAG
- a CDS encoding tRNA (adenosine(37)-N6)-threonylcarbamoyltransferase complex ATPase subunit type 1 TsaE, whose amino-acid sequence MEYITKSTQETYDLARKIASLTHSQDIIALQGTLGAGKTTFTQGFCKFFHVTAYVTSPTFTLINIYHGSLPIYHIDLYRLNELEDTLDIGIEEYLPPKEGIVLVEWADKFPDVLPEDYISIKITYENETTRCFYIQGLGNKYKDFEQNLACLIK is encoded by the coding sequence ATGGAATATATAACTAAAAGCACACAAGAAACTTATGATTTGGCCAGGAAAATTGCATCCCTGACTCATTCACAAGACATAATTGCCTTACAGGGAACATTAGGTGCCGGAAAAACAACGTTCACTCAGGGTTTCTGTAAATTTTTTCACGTTACAGCTTACGTGACTTCGCCCACATTTACCCTGATAAATATATATCATGGATCTTTGCCAATCTACCATATCGACCTATACCGGCTTAATGAACTGGAAGATACACTGGATATCGGCATCGAAGAATATTTACCTCCCAAAGAAGGCATTGTACTGGTAGAATGGGCAGACAAGTTCCCTGATGTATTGCCAGAAGACTATATTTCCATTAAAATTACCTATGAGAATGAAACTACGCGATGCTTTTATATTCAAGGCCTCGGCAATAAATATAAGGATTTCGAGCAAAACCTGGCATGCCTGATTAAATAG
- the rimM gene encoding 16S rRNA processing protein RimM yields MLKKNNNYIIFGVITKQHGIKGELRLLPFFQDTSTFYKAKEVTLIKNNDIRTFRVCSARPHAKFILIKLESINSIEDAIPLINSEVGISNEYVPPLEKDEFYVEDLIGMKALDSENSFSGTVKDVFTTPSNDVYEITNDDTGEEILVPGTKEYIHKIDFENKEIRIKLPKYL; encoded by the coding sequence ATGTTGAAGAAAAATAATAACTATATAATTTTTGGTGTTATAACAAAACAACATGGAATAAAAGGGGAGCTTCGGCTCCTCCCTTTTTTTCAAGATACCTCAACCTTTTATAAGGCTAAGGAAGTAACCCTTATAAAAAACAACGACATTAGGACCTTCAGGGTATGTTCAGCAAGACCCCATGCCAAATTCATTCTTATAAAACTGGAATCGATTAACTCAATCGAAGACGCTATACCGCTGATTAACAGTGAAGTTGGAATAAGCAATGAATATGTTCCGCCACTGGAAAAAGATGAATTCTACGTGGAAGACCTTATTGGAATGAAAGCGCTTGATAGTGAAAACAGCTTTTCCGGAACGGTAAAAGACGTATTTACCACACCGAGCAATGATGTTTATGAAATTACCAATGATGACACCGGAGAAGAAATACTTGTGCCAGGAACAAAAGAATATATCCACAAAATAGACTTCGAAAACAAAGAAATTAGGATTAAGTTGCCGAAGTACCTATAA
- a CDS encoding 50S ribosomal protein L19 — protein sequence MSNIIEKIESAQVRSDFPEFHVGDTIKVYAKIIEGKKERIQFFQGIVIKMQNGSVQKTFSVRKVVGDVGVEKTFPLNSPKITKIEIITAGKVRRARLFYLRDRIGTKATRIKKKETKKS from the coding sequence ATGTCTAACATAATAGAAAAAATTGAAAGTGCCCAAGTCAGAAGTGACTTCCCGGAGTTCCATGTAGGGGACACGATAAAGGTATATGCAAAAATTATCGAAGGAAAAAAAGAAAGAATACAATTCTTTCAAGGCATTGTTATTAAGATGCAAAACGGCTCTGTACAGAAAACATTTTCTGTCAGAAAAGTTGTTGGCGATGTTGGCGTCGAAAAAACCTTTCCCCTTAACTCACCGAAAATCACAAAGATCGAGATTATTACTGCAGGAAAAGTACGTAGAGCCCGATTATTTTACCTAAGAGACAGAATAGGTACGAAAGCAACAAGAATTAAAAAGAAGGAGACTAAAAAGTCTTAA
- a CDS encoding tRNA (guanosine(37)-N1)-methyltransferase TrmD, with protein sequence MKIDIITIFPGLFTSVFSESIIKKALDKNICEIKIHNLREYCEDKHKQVDDSPFGGGPGMVFKPEPLHKAITSLKTADTYTILTCPRGKRLTQTLLSNLSDKHHLIIIAAHYEGIDERITESLVDQSVSIGDYVLCGGELPSMVLCEGLIRLLPGVVGNQESLKQDSFQESLLDFPHYTRPANFLGQNVPHVLLSGSHNAIHQWRRQQSIIKTFNERPDTLAGACFSEEDKTLFENYFKT encoded by the coding sequence ATGAAAATTGATATTATAACTATATTTCCCGGCTTATTTACCAGCGTTTTTTCTGAAAGCATCATTAAAAAAGCTCTCGATAAAAATATCTGCGAAATAAAGATACATAATCTACGGGAATATTGCGAGGACAAACACAAACAAGTAGACGACTCTCCATTTGGAGGCGGTCCAGGCATGGTGTTCAAACCGGAACCGCTTCACAAAGCTATTACATCCTTAAAAACTGCCGACACCTATACCATACTAACCTGCCCTCGGGGGAAACGTCTGACACAAACGCTATTAAGCAATTTATCAGATAAACATCACCTGATTATTATTGCTGCACATTATGAAGGTATCGACGAGCGGATAACAGAGAGCCTTGTTGATCAGTCCGTTTCAATTGGTGATTATGTACTATGTGGAGGAGAGCTGCCAAGCATGGTGCTTTGCGAAGGGCTTATCAGACTATTGCCCGGCGTTGTCGGGAATCAAGAATCATTAAAGCAGGACTCATTTCAGGAATCGTTACTTGATTTCCCTCACTATACCAGGCCAGCAAATTTTCTTGGACAAAATGTACCTCATGTGCTATTATCAGGCAGTCATAATGCCATACATCAATGGAGAAGACAGCAAAGCATTATCAAAACCTTTAACGAAAGGCCTGATACACTTGCTGGTGCTTGTTTTTCTGAAGAAGATAAAACATTATTCGAAAATTACTTTAAAACATAA
- a CDS encoding glycosyl transferase group 1 translates to MTMKSILIEGWWFISHSYAVVNQFQTLEFLKQSDIKIFRRDMPYYGSSWKPTREIFSKTDEEKLFNIPVILDDEIPDITYRIYGPFDFRRSKSSRTFVFGTTETKKVEIDYLFGNIPLKEIIKNNDTYIITPSQWSREGFLNHGAEPERVRVIPHGVDINIFNPRTKEQKLEQRKRSGLNGFVFFNNSAMAGSKGIDLLLKAFGIIIDKYPDTKLVLKGADSLYPSSQAVTAYMESLPQNTIDKILPRLYYIGDNLSFSAMADLYHFADVYVAPYRAEGFNMPVLEAMACGLPVLCTKGGPTDDFTDNSFALHINSSNFHKNEGTYLEPDLDHLVELMIFSIENQDFRMQAHRSGPLYVSQGYTWSHIVDQLLKLFSNP, encoded by the coding sequence ATGACTATGAAATCTATTCTTATCGAGGGGTGGTGGTTTATATCGCATTCATATGCGGTTGTGAATCAATTCCAAACTCTTGAATTCTTGAAACAATCCGACATAAAAATCTTTCGCCGAGATATGCCTTATTACGGGTCTTCCTGGAAACCAACCCGTGAGATATTTAGCAAAACTGATGAGGAAAAGCTTTTCAATATTCCCGTGATACTAGATGATGAAATTCCCGATATTACCTATCGGATATACGGTCCTTTTGATTTCCGGAGATCCAAATCCTCACGTACTTTCGTATTTGGTACCACTGAAACCAAGAAAGTTGAAATTGATTATCTTTTTGGAAATATACCATTGAAGGAAATCATTAAAAATAATGATACGTACATCATTACGCCTTCTCAATGGTCGAGAGAGGGTTTTCTCAATCATGGTGCCGAGCCTGAACGCGTTCGTGTCATCCCGCATGGCGTAGATATCAATATCTTCAATCCAAGGACTAAAGAGCAGAAATTAGAGCAGAGAAAGCGTTCCGGTTTAAATGGTTTTGTGTTTTTTAATAATAGTGCGATGGCTGGAAGTAAAGGAATAGATTTATTGCTAAAAGCCTTTGGCATTATAATTGACAAATATCCGGATACAAAACTTGTCTTAAAAGGTGCTGATTCTTTATATCCTTCATCACAAGCGGTGACGGCCTACATGGAATCATTGCCACAGAATACCATCGACAAAATATTGCCACGGCTCTATTATATTGGTGACAATCTTTCCTTTTCTGCCATGGCAGACCTTTATCATTTTGCAGATGTTTATGTTGCCCCCTATAGAGCTGAGGGTTTTAATATGCCGGTGTTGGAAGCTATGGCTTGTGGACTCCCTGTTCTATGTACAAAAGGAGGTCCAACGGATGATTTTACCGACAATTCATTTGCCTTACACATTAATAGCTCAAACTTTCATAAAAATGAAGGGACTTATTTAGAGCCTGATTTAGACCACTTGGTTGAATTAATGATATTTTCAATAGAAAACCAGGATTTTCGCATGCAGGCACATCGTTCCGGTCCTTTGTATGTTTCACAAGGCTACACCTGGAGTCACATCGTTGATCAGCTGCTTAAATTATTTTCTAATCCGTAA
- the lepB gene encoding signal peptidase I, which yields MFSNKLKSLADNQNKSISRHIRETVETFVIAFVLAVLIKTFFFQIFYIPSGSMIPTLMIKDRLVVIKPYYGIQNPLFNAKHKKTFLYVIPNPLYKVNIPFSNTKYVIDFKNPLKRFDVVVFYPPEEPVEGAIHFYTENTFRKVTYFRPPQKPGSDYIKRIIGLPGEIIEVKDGYIYVNGKKIDESKHLLIRDEDNFGPIKIPAKSFFAMGDNRPRSSDSRIWGFLPAENIVGKAIFKIWPVTRIGPII from the coding sequence ATGTTTAGTAACAAACTGAAATCACTCGCTGATAATCAGAATAAAAGTATTAGCAGACATATAAGGGAAACAGTAGAAACCTTTGTTATTGCTTTTGTTTTAGCTGTTCTTATAAAAACTTTCTTCTTTCAAATTTTTTATATTCCTTCAGGATCAATGATACCTACGCTCATGATAAAAGACCGGCTCGTCGTAATTAAGCCGTACTATGGGATTCAAAATCCATTATTTAATGCTAAACACAAAAAAACATTTCTTTATGTTATTCCTAATCCGCTTTATAAGGTAAATATCCCGTTTTCAAATACAAAATATGTGATTGATTTCAAAAACCCGCTAAAAAGATTTGACGTTGTAGTTTTTTACCCACCGGAAGAACCGGTTGAGGGAGCAATACATTTCTACACCGAAAATACCTTCCGAAAGGTAACGTATTTCCGGCCTCCCCAGAAACCAGGAAGTGACTATATAAAAAGAATAATTGGCTTACCTGGCGAGATTATTGAAGTTAAAGATGGCTACATCTATGTTAACGGCAAAAAAATTGATGAGTCAAAGCATCTTCTCATAAGGGATGAAGATAATTTCGGACCAATCAAGATACCCGCAAAGAGCTTCTTCGCAATGGGCGACAATCGTCCGCGCAGCAGTGACAGCAGAATCTGGGGCTTCCTGCCAGCAGAAAATATTGTTGGTAAAGCTATATTCAAAATCTGGCCAGTTACCCGAATTGGTCCTATAATCTAA
- a CDS encoding DNA-binding protein: MNKKNLIERISDKTGKTKTIVSDIVEEMIEIITKELKTGKNVRLVGFGMFEVRDRKGRTGRNPRTGQKIEISKTKTPAFIAGKALKDAVKGR; this comes from the coding sequence ATGAATAAAAAGAATTTGATTGAGAGAATTTCGGATAAAACAGGAAAGACAAAAACCATCGTAAGTGATATCGTAGAGGAAATGATAGAAATCATTACTAAGGAGTTAAAGACTGGAAAGAATGTTCGTCTTGTGGGATTTGGTATGTTCGAAGTAAGAGATCGAAAAGGAAGAACGGGTAGAAACCCAAGAACAGGTCAGAAAATCGAGATTTCCAAAACAAAGACACCGGCTTTTATTGCTGGTAAAGCACTAAAAGATGCTGTCAAAGGTAGATAG
- the ispE gene encoding 4-(cytidine 5'-diphospho)-2-C-methyl-D-erythritol kinase yields the protein MYNYILLKAYAKINLFLEIIKKRDDGFHDIFTIMQSVSLADRIGLTKNDDQYISIKSNNILIPLDESNIAFKAAKAFYSYTGIKGGIEIYLEKNIPTEAGMAGGSADGAAVIVGLSELYGISLSQNELIEIASTIGSDVPFCLFGGTYSAQGRGEVLQKMKDIEPFSMVIIKPLFSISTGWAYQQYAHYSTPPESADRIIDRIGNPLTRNASLYNVFEELCSGSYQEINSIKAECLTLGADAVMMTGSGSAFFALSKEKNILHKIAEYFDKKGYFATLCQTVPHGIEVLERK from the coding sequence ATGTACAACTATATATTATTAAAAGCCTATGCAAAAATAAATCTTTTTCTTGAAATCATAAAAAAACGCGACGATGGTTTTCATGATATTTTTACCATTATGCAATCTGTTTCGCTTGCAGATAGAATTGGTTTGACGAAGAATGACGATCAATATATCTCGATCAAAAGCAATAATATTTTGATACCTCTCGATGAATCCAATATTGCATTTAAAGCAGCTAAAGCTTTTTATTCATATACTGGAATAAAAGGTGGTATCGAAATTTATCTCGAAAAAAACATTCCTACAGAAGCCGGAATGGCCGGAGGCAGTGCGGACGGTGCTGCTGTAATTGTCGGGTTATCTGAGTTGTATGGCATTTCACTTTCTCAAAATGAACTGATCGAGATAGCTTCAACGATTGGTAGTGATGTTCCTTTTTGTCTTTTCGGAGGCACCTATAGTGCGCAGGGTAGGGGGGAGGTCCTTCAAAAAATGAAAGACATCGAACCTTTCTCCATGGTTATCATAAAACCATTATTCTCTATTTCAACAGGATGGGCGTACCAGCAATATGCACATTATTCTACCCCCCCTGAATCTGCTGATCGCATAATTGATAGGATAGGAAATCCTTTGACTCGTAATGCTTCGCTTTATAATGTTTTTGAGGAGTTATGTAGCGGGAGTTATCAGGAAATAAATTCTATAAAAGCTGAATGTTTGACTCTTGGCGCAGATGCTGTAATGATGACGGGGAGTGGTTCTGCTTTTTTTGCCTTATCTAAGGAAAAAAATATTTTACATAAAATCGCTGAATACTTTGATAAAAAAGGGTATTTTGCCACGCTTTGCCAAACTGTTCCTCATGGGATAGAGGTTCTTGAGCGAAAATAA
- the folK gene encoding 2-amino-4-hydroxy-6-hydroxymethyldihydropteridine diphosphokinase produces MIKAFLSLGSNLGDKELNIKKAIEALQTAKGIDIMMVSNCYETLPEGGGRNQPFFLNNAVEILTTLTPHELLEKAQEIESNLGRTNKNDYSPRIIDIDIVLYGEDIIIEEDLTIPHPLMHERLFVLEPLYEIAPDAIHPVMGETVEKLLHQLQNGYGIYN; encoded by the coding sequence GTGATTAAAGCTTTCTTATCGCTCGGCAGTAATCTTGGAGATAAAGAACTTAATATAAAAAAAGCAATTGAAGCACTACAAACCGCGAAAGGTATCGACATAATGATGGTATCAAATTGTTATGAAACCTTACCCGAAGGCGGAGGCAGGAACCAACCATTTTTTCTTAATAACGCAGTGGAGATACTAACAACGCTTACACCTCACGAATTACTGGAAAAAGCGCAGGAAATAGAAAGCAATTTAGGCCGCACAAATAAAAATGATTATAGCCCGCGTATAATCGATATCGATATTGTTCTTTATGGTGAGGACATTATTATTGAAGAAGACCTTACGATACCACACCCATTAATGCATGAACGACTTTTTGTCCTTGAACCGCTCTATGAAATTGCTCCGGATGCGATTCATCCGGTAATGGGTGAAACGGTAGAAAAGCTATTACATCAGTTACAAAACGGCTATGGAATATATAACTAA
- a CDS encoding response regulator, producing MSKKKILIVDDEMFVRKIVAKALEKEGYLVYIGNDGKDGLIKADSYKPDLVVTDLSMPNMNGLEFALQLKKKNIPVIIVSAHATSNVINKLNLLNVKEILTKPFELDILFSAVKKVLGEV from the coding sequence ATGAGTAAGAAAAAAATCCTTATTGTTGATGATGAGATGTTTGTTCGGAAGATAGTTGCGAAAGCCTTGGAAAAAGAAGGATATCTTGTCTATATTGGTAATGATGGAAAAGATGGTCTTATAAAAGCCGACAGCTATAAGCCTGACCTTGTGGTAACGGACCTAAGTATGCCGAATATGAATGGGTTAGAGTTCGCTCTGCAGCTTAAGAAAAAAAATATACCTGTTATTATCGTATCCGCTCATGCTACCTCGAATGTAATAAATAAGTTGAATTTACTCAATGTAAAAGAGATTCTTACTAAACCTTTTGAACTTGATATTTTGTTTTCAGCAGTAAAAAAGGTACTTGGTGAAGTTTAA
- a CDS encoding RNA-binding protein S1: MSIAKDSIVKGKVSGITKFGAFIKLESGLEGLVHISEIADTYVKNINDYLKLGDEISVKVLGHNKQGKLDLSLKKVSGAASEIIEVVEIDNCEPVEVVEPDRERNDRDRNEYINKSNNNKKRKINSDDPFEAKMNAFLKKSEEKLLDLKRNVQEKQGYKKRKRS, encoded by the coding sequence GTGAGTATTGCAAAAGATAGTATAGTGAAAGGTAAAGTCTCCGGAATAACGAAATTTGGAGCCTTTATCAAATTAGAAAGTGGACTAGAAGGATTAGTACATATTTCTGAGATCGCTGATACTTATGTGAAAAATATTAACGATTATTTAAAGCTAGGAGACGAAATTTCAGTTAAAGTTCTTGGTCATAATAAGCAAGGGAAGCTTGATTTATCGTTAAAAAAAGTGAGTGGTGCAGCTTCAGAAATTATTGAAGTTGTAGAGATAGACAACTGTGAACCTGTTGAAGTTGTAGAGCCCGATAGGGAAAGAAATGATAGAGATAGAAATGAGTATATCAACAAATCGAACAACAATAAAAAGAGAAAAATAAATAGTGATGACCCTTTTGAAGCAAAGATGAATGCTTTCCTGAAGAAAAGTGAAGAGAAGCTTCTTGATCTAAAAAGGAACGTACAGGAGAAACAAGGCTACAAAAAGCGAAAACGTTCCTAG
- the folP gene encoding dihydropteroate synthase: MSFQICYNFPMKNLAIIKKFVNNEEIIEALRLLGSDTHGIKIMAPKFRHHVIKITNISTTAALIIKQEMLSKGGEVATPRNMITHTINEGDIMIAGTSNQYKELIRKLRAQPFGLKNIAEELESLTGEDRLHPIVIGKKTFDFNVQSYLMGILNVTPDSFSDGGQYYSAEDALRKAKQLINEEADIIDIGGQSTRPGAESIQIEEEIKRVLPVIKAIRTISTIPISIDTFHSRVAHTALQEGADMVNDISGLRFDPEMAAVVKKHNCPVALMHTQGMPLTMQKNPTYSNIIQEIIEYLEDSIKLAIETGIDKSKIIIDPGIGFGKNINHNLSILHNLGELKTLKCPILVGTSRKSFIGKILGDPVDERILGTAVTNVIALNNGANIIRVHDVKEMKKVITMSESIKYYKGGSYCD, encoded by the coding sequence TTGTCTTTTCAAATATGTTATAATTTCCCTATGAAGAATCTAGCAATTATCAAAAAATTTGTAAATAACGAGGAAATAATAGAGGCACTTCGCTTACTAGGATCAGATACCCATGGCATCAAGATCATGGCCCCGAAGTTTCGTCATCATGTTATCAAAATAACCAACATATCAACAACTGCGGCATTAATCATTAAACAAGAAATGCTCTCCAAAGGTGGGGAAGTAGCAACTCCCCGGAATATGATTACACATACCATCAATGAAGGCGATATTATGATAGCGGGTACATCAAACCAATACAAAGAGCTTATTAGAAAGCTCAGAGCCCAGCCTTTCGGGCTTAAAAATATTGCGGAGGAGCTTGAATCACTTACAGGAGAAGATAGACTACACCCAATAGTCATAGGGAAGAAAACTTTCGACTTTAATGTCCAGTCTTATCTAATGGGCATACTTAACGTCACACCTGACTCTTTCTCTGATGGAGGGCAGTATTATAGCGCCGAAGATGCTTTGCGCAAAGCCAAGCAATTAATCAATGAAGAGGCCGATATAATTGATATAGGAGGACAATCCACTCGCCCTGGAGCAGAAAGCATCCAGATAGAAGAAGAAATAAAGCGAGTACTCCCGGTAATTAAAGCGATTAGAACTATTTCGACAATTCCAATCTCAATCGATACGTTTCATTCACGTGTTGCGCATACAGCCTTGCAAGAAGGCGCGGATATGGTTAATGACATTAGCGGGTTGCGTTTTGATCCTGAAATGGCTGCCGTTGTGAAAAAACACAATTGCCCGGTTGCACTTATGCATACACAAGGGATGCCACTAACCATGCAGAAAAATCCAACATATAGCAATATTATACAAGAAATCATCGAATACTTAGAAGACTCAATTAAGCTTGCAATTGAGACAGGAATTGACAAATCAAAAATTATTATTGACCCAGGTATCGGGTTTGGGAAAAATATCAACCATAACCTTTCCATTCTACATAACCTCGGCGAACTCAAAACACTGAAATGCCCGATCCTTGTGGGCACCAGCAGAAAATCTTTTATAGGAAAGATACTAGGAGATCCGGTCGATGAAAGGATCCTCGGCACAGCAGTTACTAATGTTATTGCATTAAATAATGGAGCCAATATAATTAGGGTCCATGATGTGAAGGAAATGAAAAAAGTTATCACAATGTCAGAATCAATAAAATATTACAAAGGAGGGTCTTATTGTGATTAA
- the tsaB gene encoding tRNA (adenosine(37)-N6)-threonylcarbamoyltransferase complex dimerization subunit type 1 TsaB, with amino-acid sequence MKILAISSSTNSLSIAIAADSKVIGESFYNHIPTLSENIVRYIKILIDETKTPIKSIQGVVVSKGPGAFTNLRVGITAAKVMSQILTIPIIGLDSLELVARNVQVSGSVVVIQKACRNDVNVAIYGMEHFTLTPLSKPFTINTETLAAKLSDSKGPLYLTGDGASLVFEIIEESIRKAGIYLAPKSTWEPRASTLAFWGQELLERGKQDNVLTLSPVYSHPPNIRKTVYGKNKNI; translated from the coding sequence ATGAAAATACTAGCAATCAGTTCTTCAACAAATTCTCTCAGCATAGCAATTGCCGCGGATTCTAAAGTTATTGGAGAGAGCTTCTACAACCATATTCCAACGTTGTCTGAAAACATTGTTCGTTACATTAAGATCCTTATAGATGAAACAAAAACTCCAATAAAATCGATACAAGGAGTTGTCGTTAGTAAAGGTCCTGGGGCTTTTACTAACTTGCGGGTAGGAATTACGGCGGCCAAAGTCATGTCGCAAATACTCACGATTCCAATCATTGGACTTGATTCGCTCGAACTGGTTGCGCGAAATGTCCAGGTCTCGGGAAGTGTTGTTGTCATTCAGAAAGCCTGCAGAAACGATGTAAATGTAGCGATTTATGGGATGGAACACTTTACTTTAACCCCATTATCAAAACCATTCACCATTAATACCGAGACACTAGCCGCCAAGTTATCGGACAGCAAAGGGCCGCTCTATTTAACTGGAGACGGAGCATCCCTTGTTTTTGAAATCATAGAGGAATCAATTCGGAAAGCAGGAATTTATCTCGCGCCTAAGAGCACATGGGAACCACGGGCATCAACCTTAGCATTCTGGGGACAGGAGCTTCTAGAGCGAGGGAAGCAGGATAATGTGCTGACACTTAGTCCGGTCTACTCACATCCGCCTAACATCCGTAAAACTGTATATGGAAAAAACAAAAACATTTAA